The Pediococcus inopinatus region TGGTTGTTAGATCCGAGAGCACCGAAAGTTGAAAAACCGGCATTAATCCAAAATTTACACGATCATTTTGTAAAAATGATGGAAACGGAAACCACTATGGATTTTGAGAAAGGCGGCGATGCAATTGTCATCAAATAAAGAAGTATTACTTTCTGTTCGTGATCTTGAAATTGCATTCGGCTCTGGAAAAAAAGAATTTGTGGCCGTTCAGGATGTTAATTTTGATATTTACAAAGGAGAAACCTTTTCTCTTGTTGGTGAATCAGGATCTGGTAAAACTACAATTGGACGAGCAATTCTTGGTATTAATCCAACTAAAAAAGGAACCATTAATTTTCATGGTGAGAAGATTAATGCACCGATGTCGGATGCTAAAAAGAAAGACGTTACCCGAAAAATTCAGATGATCTTTCAAGATCCTTCAGCGTCTTTAAATGAACGTGCAACAATAGAATATATTATTTCTGAAGGACTTTATAATTTTAAATTGTTCGATTCTGAGGAAGATCGTGTAAATAAGGTTAAAGCAATAATTGAAGAGGTCGGCTTGCTCCCTGAACATTTATATCGGTATCCACATGAGTTTTCAGGTGGTCAGCGGCAGCGGATCGGAATTGCCAGGGCACTAATTATGAAGCCTGAATTGGTGGTTGCCGACGAACCTATTTCTGCTTTAGATGTGTCGATTCGGGCGCAAGTCTTAAACTTATTAAAGAAGTTTCAACGCGAAAGTAGTCTTTCCTATCTTTTTATTGCTCATGATCTTTCGGTTGTACGGTTTATTTCAGATCGGATTGCAGTTATTCATAATGGAAGAATTTTAGAACTGGCGACAACGGAAGAGCTATTCTCAAATCCGCTTCATCCATATACAAAGTCGTTATTGTCAGCTGTTCCCATTCCAGATCCAATTCTGGCACGTAAAAAGAAACTTTTGGTTTATGATGAATCGGTTCATCACTATGAAAATGACAAGCCGAGATTTATCGAAATAAAACCCGGACATTTTGTAAATGCCAATCATGAAGAAGAGGAACGTTACCGAGAACTTTTAGCTCAAACGGCCTCTGTATAAACGTTAATGAATGAAAGCTTGGTCCATCTCGCAGCTTGTTAGGGCAGTTCACTCCAACCCCGAACTGTTTTAGCAGGTTGCGAGATGGACCAAGCAAAACAAAAATTGCTAATCATTAAGTTGATTAGCAATTTTTTTGTTTGAATTATTAAACTGAATGGTGATTATGCAAGTATATGATCAGTGCCAACATAAGGACTCCTGTTAGGATAATAGAAGCCAACCAGGCTAGTGAACCAGAAACCAGCGGTAAATGCATGTTCATCCCGTAAAAGCCACTAACGATGGGTGGGACTGCTAATAGAAGTGACCAGATAGTAAGAAAACGCATGATATCATTTAGGTTGTTATTAATTAAACGATCATAGGTATTGCTTAACTGTTCAACGCTTTCGGAAATCAAACCAATCATTCGACTAGCTTGATTGGTTTCTAGTTGAATATTATGCAACTTTCGATTGCAGATTTTATCAAAGGGAATGTCTGTGTCTTTTGAAAGAGATTTAATATCTTCAAAACAACTGGAATTTTCTTGAATTGAAGCGCGTAAATAAATTGCATCTTGATTAATGAGGGTCAAGTCATCTAGACGTTTCATGCGGGTTCGAGCACTGAGCTTGTCTTGAATTTGGTCTGCACGATATTCTAGTTTAGTTACCCGACCAATATATTTACGGACAATCGGTAAAATGAGGTCTAACACAAAAGACATGCGTTTTTCATACGCTTGATCACGCAACTCTTTAAGAGTGTCGCTGACAAAATGCATTTCAGAACTCAAAAAGATAAAAAGTTTTTTATCAAAGAAAATGACAGAAATTGGTTCAGAATGAGCAGATCCCTTTAATGGGGCCCAGAAAACCAAAAGGGCATAATCGCCCTCTACATCAACCTCAGTTCGTGCCGGTTCATCCTTATCGTCAACGTATTCTAAAACGGTCGAAGGTAAGTCGAAATCTTGAATCAATTGTTTTTTATCCGTTTCCGTACAGTCTTGAACAAGAATTAATTCAAATTTTTGTTTTTGATCACTTTCATAGGACTTGATCACAGTATGAGCCTCCTGACCTTAAGCTTTGTTTTGATAATGGTGTTTACAATAATAATATACTGGAAAACCAAGTAAAACAAATACAAAGGAGAAAGCGACACCAATTAAGTCAGATTGAATTTCGCTGACAATAACAAAAAGGGATCCCAAAATTGCAATAATGGGGGTAATTGGGAAGAACGGTGTGCTAAATGGGCGTTTTAAATTTGGCTCCCGCTTTCTTAAGATAAAGGCTCCAACAAAGGTCATGACATAAAAACAATAGACAGTGAAAATACATAGTTCCGAAAGGCGATCAGCGTTAAAAAATAGAATCATAATCGCTGAAATTGTGACAGTTGTTAAAACCGACACAACCGGGGTGTGTGTGTTACGGTTCAGGTAAGAAAGTTGCTTGGCAAATGGTAATTCGTGATCGCGGGCCATGGCATACATAATTCGGGGGAAGGTCATGATTTTTCCATTCATACACCCGACAATTGAGATGATAATGCCAATGCTGAGGATCTTACCCCCAATGGCCCCAAAATCTTTATCAGCCATATAAGGAATTGCGCCGATCCCAAGTTTGTGAATTTGTTCAGCAGGCATGCTACGAAAAACGCCAAAGCTGACTAATAGATAAATGACTAAGACTAAGAGAATCCCAAATGTAATTGCTTGGGGCAGTCGTTTCTCAGGATTCTTAATTTCATCACCAAGATTGGCCACCAAAATCCAGCCGTCAAAAGCAAATAAAGTGGCCAAGATGGCTATACCAAAATTTCCAGCAGATTGGTGAACAGTGGTAAAACTTTGAGAAAAAGCATTTTCTTTACCAAAGAATAACCCAAAACCAATGAGTGCAATGACCGGGACAAGTTTGCAAATGGTGGTCACAATGGCAAAAGTTGCGCCGTAGCGGTTAGATAGCAAGTTTAAACAAGCGACTAAAATAACGGTAATGAGGGCAATCGGCACGGTCCAGCTATGGGGCATGTCAAAAAAGTCGACTAAGAGAATGCCAAGATAGGCGGCAAGAGAAGCGATCATGGCTGGACCATAGATGATAATTTGCATCCAGCCAGCTAAGAATCCCCATACTTTGCCGTAAATTTTTTCCATGTAGTAGTAGAGTCCACCCGTTTTGGGCATTTGGGAGGCAATCTCGGCGATGGTCAGTCCGGCGGTTAAGGTGATGATGCCACCTGCGAGCCAAGCCAACATGGCGTTGGTGGTTGAACCGGCATCGTCCAATACAGCGGCTTGGCGAACAAAAACGCCAGAGCCAATAATGGTTCCGATGACAAGTGCGAGTGCGGACCAAAGGCCGAGCGACCGACTGAGGGTAACTTCGTCTTTTTCATTGTTCATTAAGAATACCTCCCGAAAATTTGTTTTATGTAATATTGTAACGTAAAAGACTAAGTGAACGCAACAAGTCGTTAAGGCTCTTAATTATAAGCAAGGCGGAGGCGGGATCGCATCCCGCAGTGAGCCTTGCTTATAATTAAGAGCCTGACTTGTGGAGTTGTCCTAATGCTTAGCAGAAAAAGGATAAAGGAAAGCAAGGCGGAGGCGGGATCGCATCCCGCAGTGAGCCTTGCTTATAATTAAGCGCCTGACTTGTGGAGTTGTCCTAATGCTTAGCAGAAAAATAAAAAGGACGGAATTAAATCGATAAAGGTAAATTTGCTTACTGATAGCGGTGCATATTAAAACGCTAATAATGAGTATTCTTAGCAATAATACTTGTTTAAATGAATAAATATTCAAATAAGTGTTGATATATTCAAGCTTTGTGTATATAATAAATTCATTCAATAAAACAGGGGTGCAGACAGACATGAAAAAACAGGATACTTTAAGAATTTCGATCATAGGCGTTTTAATCGCAATAACGTTAGCAGGTTGTGGCAGTAAAAAGGCTAGTCAAAAAGAGGTTGTTAACATGGCAACCGGAACAGAAATCACCACTTTAGATTCATCCACGGCAATTGACGACACGAGTTTGACACAAATTTCGAATTTTAACGAAGGACTATATCGGATTGGCAATAACAGCAAAATCCTACCAGGAATTGCGACGAAGTCAACGGAATCTAAAGATGGCAAGAAATATACTTTCACGTTGAGAAAAAATGCGAAGTGGAGTAATGGGGACCAAGTCACGGCGCAGGATTTTGTTTATGCTTGGCAACGGACCGTTAATCCAAAGACGGCTTCCGAGTTTGCCTACTTATATTCTGGTATTCATAACGCAGATAAAATTTCAGCAGGAAAGTCTTCGGTAAAGACGCTAGGGATCAAAGCGACAGGTAAATATAAATTAACCGTAACTTTAGATACACCGATTCCTTATTTCAAGTTATTGATGGGATTTCCTAGTTTCTTCCCGCAAAATCAAAAAGTGGTTGAAAAATATGGCAGTAAATACGGATCATCATCTAAAGATATGGTTTATAACGGACCATTTGTTCAAAAGGGGTGGACGGGAAGTAATCTTAGTTGGAAAATGATTAAAAACACTGACTACTGGGATAAGGGCAGTGTCAAACTTAATCAAATGAATTTTCAGGTGATTAAAGATTCGACTACGGGGCTGAATTTATACAATAGTAAGAAATTGGACGAAACGACTCTGAGTGGTAGTCAGGTAGCTCAGTACAAATCAAATAAGAACTTTGTGAGTCGAAAACTGGCACAGACCTCTTATGTTGAGTTTAATCAAACTAAAAATGCAGTTTTGAAGAATAAAAAAATCCGTCAGGCGCTCTCTCTAGCAATTAATCGGGATCAATTAACCGGAAAAGTGCTTGCGGATGGTTCCGAATCAGCCAAAGGATTTGTTTCCAGCGGTCTGATGAAAAATCCAACAACTGGACAGGATTTTGCTGCTGAAGCATCTGTAACATCAGCCACTTCATATAATTTAAAGAAAGCTAAGAAATTAATGGCGGAGGGGCTCAAAGAAGAAAACAAAACTTCTTTGACACTCGATCTTTTAAATAATGATAGTGACGTAGGTAAAAAGACTTCCGAATTTTTACAATCTGATTGGGAAAAATTACCGGGGGTTAAAATCACTTTAACAAATATTCCATACAAATCATTTTTAACGGATGAATCAAACAAGAAATTTGATGTCGCCTTATCTGGTTGGGCTGCCGATTTCTCTGATCCAATTTCGTTTTTACAAATTTTAACATCCAACAATGCGCAAAATAACGGTGGATGGAAAAATGCAGCTTATGATAAGGCTATCTCGAAAGCAGATACAACCGATGCCACTAATCCGAAAAAACGGTTTGCTGACATGGTTCAAGCCGAGAAGATTTTAATGCAGGATCAGGGTGTGGCTCCAATTTATCAAAGCACCCAAGCACAACTTTGGAACAAAAAAGTGACTGGACTCGTGCATAATTCAGCGGGAATCTATTATGATTACAAGAACTTAGTTGTGAAGAAGTAATCGCTGATTTTTAGGAAAATTAAAAACCGTTACCTTCGTGAATTTGGTTATGCAATAATCCCTTTATGGTTGTCAGATGAAATAATATAATTCATCTGATTATCATGGAGGGATTTTTCTATGCCTAGATCTAAATATACAGCGGCTGAAAAATTAGCGATATTGACGGAATTTAAACAGTCAAACTTATCTTTAGGTAACTTTGCCAAACACAATAAGGTTGCAACCCAAACTGTGAAAGATTGGCAAGTAAAGTATCAAAGTGGCGGGACCGAAGAGCTTTCCGAAGCCCATCATAACAAGCATTACTCTAAGGAGTTAAAACGGGAAGCCATTAGTGATTTTTTGAATGGTGAAGGCACGTATCGTGAAATAGCTATAAAGTATGGATTACGATCAACGACTCAGATACTCAATTGGGTTTCCAGGTATAATAGGGATAAACAAATAACGGCCTCGCCGTTTAGAAAGCAGGTCCCTATTATGAGTCGTAAAACCAACTTTAAGGAACGTATTGAGGTTGTCGAATATGTGACAAGACACAAACATAGTTATGCTGAAGCAGCCGAACATTTCGCTGTTTCTTATCAGCAAGCACGCTCATGGGTACTTAAAACAAAACAAGCTGGCTATGAAGCTCTGATTGATAATCGTGGACATCATAAACAACTAAGTGAACTAACTGATTTAGAAAAAGCTAATTTGCGAATCCGACAACTAGAATCAGAGTTGAAAGATAAAGAACTTATGGAAGCCTTCATAAAAAAATTTCAAGAA contains the following coding sequences:
- a CDS encoding APC family permease; its protein translation is MNNEKDEVTLSRSLGLWSALALVIGTIIGSGVFVRQAAVLDDAGSTTNAMLAWLAGGIITLTAGLTIAEIASQMPKTGGLYYYMEKIYGKVWGFLAGWMQIIIYGPAMIASLAAYLGILLVDFFDMPHSWTVPIALITVILVACLNLLSNRYGATFAIVTTICKLVPVIALIGFGLFFGKENAFSQSFTTVHQSAGNFGIAILATLFAFDGWILVANLGDEIKNPEKRLPQAITFGILLVLVIYLLVSFGVFRSMPAEQIHKLGIGAIPYMADKDFGAIGGKILSIGIIISIVGCMNGKIMTFPRIMYAMARDHELPFAKQLSYLNRNTHTPVVSVLTTVTISAIMILFFNADRLSELCIFTVYCFYVMTFVGAFILRKREPNLKRPFSTPFFPITPIIAILGSLFVIVSEIQSDLIGVAFSFVFVLLGFPVYYYCKHHYQNKA
- a CDS encoding peptide ABC transporter substrate-binding protein; this encodes MKKQDTLRISIIGVLIAITLAGCGSKKASQKEVVNMATGTEITTLDSSTAIDDTSLTQISNFNEGLYRIGNNSKILPGIATKSTESKDGKKYTFTLRKNAKWSNGDQVTAQDFVYAWQRTVNPKTASEFAYLYSGIHNADKISAGKSSVKTLGIKATGKYKLTVTLDTPIPYFKLLMGFPSFFPQNQKVVEKYGSKYGSSSKDMVYNGPFVQKGWTGSNLSWKMIKNTDYWDKGSVKLNQMNFQVIKDSTTGLNLYNSKKLDETTLSGSQVAQYKSNKNFVSRKLAQTSYVEFNQTKNAVLKNKKIRQALSLAINRDQLTGKVLADGSESAKGFVSSGLMKNPTTGQDFAAEASVTSATSYNLKKAKKLMAEGLKEENKTSLTLDLLNNDSDVGKKTSEFLQSDWEKLPGVKITLTNIPYKSFLTDESNKKFDVALSGWAADFSDPISFLQILTSNNAQNNGGWKNAAYDKAISKADTTDATNPKKRFADMVQAEKILMQDQGVAPIYQSTQAQLWNKKVTGLVHNSAGIYYDYKNLVVKK
- a CDS encoding magnesium transporter CorA family protein, yielding MIKSYESDQKQKFELILVQDCTETDKKQLIQDFDLPSTVLEYVDDKDEPARTEVDVEGDYALLVFWAPLKGSAHSEPISVIFFDKKLFIFLSSEMHFVSDTLKELRDQAYEKRMSFVLDLILPIVRKYIGRVTKLEYRADQIQDKLSARTRMKRLDDLTLINQDAIYLRASIQENSSCFEDIKSLSKDTDIPFDKICNRKLHNIQLETNQASRMIGLISESVEQLSNTYDRLINNNLNDIMRFLTIWSLLLAVPPIVSGFYGMNMHLPLVSGSLAWLASIILTGVLMLALIIYLHNHHSV
- a CDS encoding ATP-binding cassette domain-containing protein, which codes for MQLSSNKEVLLSVRDLEIAFGSGKKEFVAVQDVNFDIYKGETFSLVGESGSGKTTIGRAILGINPTKKGTINFHGEKINAPMSDAKKKDVTRKIQMIFQDPSASLNERATIEYIISEGLYNFKLFDSEEDRVNKVKAIIEEVGLLPEHLYRYPHEFSGGQRQRIGIARALIMKPELVVADEPISALDVSIRAQVLNLLKKFQRESSLSYLFIAHDLSVVRFISDRIAVIHNGRILELATTEELFSNPLHPYTKSLLSAVPIPDPILARKKKLLVYDESVHHYENDKPRFIEIKPGHFVNANHEEEERYRELLAQTASV
- a CDS encoding helix-turn-helix domain-containing protein, with protein sequence MPRSKYTAAEKLAILTEFKQSNLSLGNFAKHNKVATQTVKDWQVKYQSGGTEELSEAHHNKHYSKELKREAISDFLNGEGTYREIAIKYGLRSTTQILNWVSRYNRDKQITASPFRKQVPIMSRKTNFKERIEVVEYVTRHKHSYAEAAEHFAVSYQQARSWVLKTKQAGYEALIDNRGHHKQLSELTDLEKANLRIRQLESELKDKELMEAFIKKFQEIQRRE